The DNA window AATGTACATTACAAAATTACTCCACAAATGACTAAACAAGAATATAGAGTTGACCAATACATGGTCTAGAAAACTTGACTTGTGAAGTAGGAGTATATTTAGTCTTGCAAtgtagatgtgtgtttgtgtgcaAAATCGATTAATATTGACAAGAGAAAAAGAGCTTTACATTTGTGTCCAACACATAGAAGCAAAAGTATGACCATGCAACATAAATAATTCTACCAACTAACTTGGTTTCAAACACAAAGTTGCACCTCCTCTATACGCCTTATAGCCTCCCTCATCTCCATCCTCTTCTCATGATCATCTTCCGCACAGGCAGCCCCGATACACAACATCCTCTCCATCTCGGGCAGCACGTCTCCCCCTTTGGCAATCTCCGGATCGATGAGGTCCGCCACTTTCCCGTTCGAAACAGCCTCCTTTGCCCAGTGCACCAAGTCAGTCCCACTGTTCTGGTTGTTGAGGTACTGAGATGGGAACTTCCCCGTCATGACCTCGAGGACCACCACACCGAGGCAGTAGACGTCGCTCTTGGGGGAGAGGAGGCCGGCCTCGGGGCACTTGTAGGCCTGCAGCGACTGCGAGTTGCTGcttaagggatggagggagtagtcgGTTAGTAGGGGCTCGTGGTTGGCGGAGAGGAGGATGTTGCTCGACTTTAGGTTGCCGTGGGGCACCTCCTGCCCCGACAACTCCGTGTGGAGGAACCCTAACCCTCGAGCCACCCCTTTTATGATTTCGAGACGCGTGGCCCAGTCTAGCTCCGCGTGGGCAATGCCTCGATCGCCTggcaaatgaaacaaaaataactatCACAATATCCTACATCGTTGTAGAGAGAAATTTTAAATCACTATACAAGTCTCATGAGCCACTGGATTTTTATCAGttactagtaattaattaattaagtttatggTTTGTGTATTCATATCACTAACGGGGAGTTCGGTTTGCAAaattgtatccgagattaaatttgtagtgtgtttggttcatgagattaaatctcaaaactcaatcttggataatcatgggataattagtcatagctaacacctatgactaaaataatctcacaactcaatcctagattatatattgatattattttatcttggaaactgAACACCACCTATCTAGATTGTATCTtgatactattttatctagaaaaTCAAACATCACTTAAGGATAATGAAATAGTACCATGTAGCACAAACATGAGGCTGCCCTTGGGCACAAACTCGGTGACCAAAAGCTTCTCCTCTTTCCGGTAAAGATACGCCAACGGAGGCAGAATATTCCGGTGGCGTATCCTCCCGAGCCTCCTTATCTCGACATCAAACGCATCCTTATTCAACTTATTCATCCCTTTCATCCTCTTCACCACAACTGACACCCCATGATTCGCCATCGTCGCCTTGTACGCCGACCCCAGCCCGCTGTTCCCGAGCACCTCCGCCGCGGCTTTCATCAAATCCGGCAGCCCAAACACCCCCTTCTCCTCGTTTATCATCACAAGGTCACCCGATTTCACCGAATTCGACCGCAACCTATCGTAATTGTTGTTGTTGCCGCTGAAGTTGTAGTTTCCGGCCCTCCTCGCCGAGCCCATACGCCGGTTCACGCTCGGCGCATGCACCTCAACCGCGTGCTCGCGGCGATCGTCCACTCTCTGATCGCTTCCGATCACGCTGAACATGTCGCCTTTTTCCTTCTTCTTAAACATAATCGTCACCAGCAGCACCGCCACCACGATCGCCAGCACCACCCACTTCGTGGTGGCGTGTGACGCCATGATCGCCTCCGCTATAGGAGGCGACGTGGCGCCTGGTGCCCCGCACGCCTTGTTGATGGCGGCGCCGCAGGCGCCAGGGTTCCCCTCAAACGCTGATGCGGGAAACCGTGCTAGCGTGTGAGGGATCTCCCCTTGCAAATCGTTGTGAGACAGATCCAACTTTTGCAAGGACTTCTGCTCGAAGGCGGGGATGGGGCCGGTGAACTGGTTCCGCTGCAGCAGCATCTCACTGAGATTATCGAGCTGCTGCAGCGAATCCGGGATCTTCCCGGTGAAGTTGTTGGAAGCGAGCTCCAACTTTTTCAACGACCCCATGCTGGTGAAGAAGTCGTTTGGTATCTCGCCGGAAAAATTATTCACAGATAGGAACAGAGACTTCAACGAGGTGAGCCGGTTGAACTCCGGCATTTTGCCGGAGAAGCTGTTGTTTTCCAAGCTGAGGACTCTTAGGGTTTCAAGCTTCTCCAACGGCGCCACGTCAAATTCAGCTCTATCTTTATTTGAAAGGCCGAGGTTGATGAGGAGGAGGGAAGAGACGGTAGAGAAGGCGGCGTTGGTGCACTCGACACCGAGCC is part of the Salvia splendens isolate huo1 chromosome 22, SspV2, whole genome shotgun sequence genome and encodes:
- the LOC121786264 gene encoding pollen receptor-like kinase 3, translating into MTTTTAAAAVRPLIISLFLLSYHTTTLSLPGEDAHLIQFKSSLKDSSPLDPTWIPATDPCNKRRPWLGVECTNAAFSTVSSLLLINLGLSNKDRAEFDVAPLEKLETLRVLSLENNSFSGKMPEFNRLTSLKSLFLSVNNFSGEIPNDFFTSMGSLKKLELASNNFTGKIPDSLQQLDNLSEMLLQRNQFTGPIPAFEQKSLQKLDLSHNDLQGEIPHTLARFPASAFEGNPGACGAAINKACGAPGATSPPIAEAIMASHATTKWVVLAIVVAVLLVTIMFKKKEKGDMFSVIGSDQRVDDRREHAVEVHAPSVNRRMGSARRAGNYNFSGNNNNYDRLRSNSVKSGDLVMINEEKGVFGLPDLMKAAAEVLGNSGLGSAYKATMANHGVSVVVKRMKGMNKLNKDAFDVEIRRLGRIRHRNILPPLAYLYRKEEKLLVTEFVPKGSLMFVLHGDRGIAHAELDWATRLEIIKGVARGLGFLHTELSGQEVPHGNLKSSNILLSANHEPLLTDYSLHPLSSNSQSLQAYKCPEAGLLSPKSDVYCLGVVVLEVMTGKFPSQYLNNQNSGTDLVHWAKEAVSNGKVADLIDPEIAKGGDVLPEMERMLCIGAACAEDDHEKRMEMREAIRRIEEVQLCV